A DNA window from Nitrospira sp. contains the following coding sequences:
- a CDS encoding AraC-like DNA-binding protein (MaGe:77309551), with amino-acid sequence MSNQAADKIRLPEALWDGIKRAGLARADVVREAHIPLSVIRDQAPLSTAQFFLLWQALVNLSHDPAIGLRIATGLESTAMPPSFMAAYHSRDFRDALQRVARFKRLCAPEEVRIEERESRCEIVVEWTHADGQATPPALVDATFASLVELGRKGTATPLSALTVELARTKGTKADYERYFGCRVRVGSERDCLTLHRADLDKRFVSYNAELLEILTPELDRRLEQHTHSTTLAEQIRWVLRRRLTAGRPDIRSVATELAMSERSLQRKLTDEGLTFQILLSETRHQLALEYLTDPTLAIIEVAYMLGYEDQNSFFRAFRQWEELTPATWRANRRPKHTGQTK; translated from the coding sequence ATGAGCAACCAGGCGGCGGACAAAATCAGGCTTCCCGAAGCGCTTTGGGACGGCATCAAACGGGCAGGGCTTGCGCGAGCTGACGTGGTGCGGGAGGCACACATTCCGCTAAGCGTCATACGCGATCAGGCCCCGCTGTCCACGGCGCAGTTCTTTCTGCTGTGGCAGGCGCTGGTCAACCTCAGCCACGATCCTGCGATCGGCTTGCGCATCGCCACCGGATTGGAGAGCACCGCGATGCCGCCCTCGTTCATGGCGGCGTACCATTCACGAGACTTCCGCGATGCCCTGCAGCGTGTGGCGCGCTTCAAGCGCCTATGCGCACCGGAAGAGGTGCGCATCGAAGAGCGCGAGAGCCGTTGCGAGATCGTCGTAGAGTGGACACATGCCGACGGACAGGCCACTCCGCCGGCGTTGGTGGATGCCACATTCGCGTCGCTCGTTGAATTGGGACGCAAAGGCACCGCCACGCCGCTATCTGCCCTGACGGTTGAACTGGCGCGGACGAAAGGCACCAAAGCCGACTATGAACGCTACTTCGGCTGTCGCGTGCGCGTTGGCTCGGAGCGGGACTGCCTGACCCTCCATCGCGCCGATCTCGACAAGCGATTCGTCAGCTACAATGCCGAGCTACTCGAAATCCTGACTCCTGAACTGGATCGGCGATTGGAGCAACACACCCACAGCACCACGCTCGCCGAACAGATCCGCTGGGTCTTGCGGCGGCGACTCACAGCCGGCCGCCCCGACATCCGCTCTGTTGCAACCGAACTGGCCATGAGCGAGCGCTCCTTGCAGCGCAAGCTGACCGATGAAGGATTGACCTTCCAGATCCTGCTCAGCGAAACACGCCATCAGCTCGCATTGGAGTATCTGACTGATCCAACGCTGGCGATCATCGAAGTCGCCTACATGCTGGGCTACGAAGACCAGAACTCCTTTTTCCGCGCCTTCCGGCAATGGGAAGAGCTCACCCCCGCAACATGGCGCGCCAACCGCCGGCCGAAGCACACAGGGCAAACCAAATAG
- a CDS encoding hypothetical protein (Evidence 4 : Unknown function but conserved in other organisms; MaGe:77309549) gives MRTSKATRTSLTEAIIFNDADQPFSRINWPAAKIWRTEQAPLSDNLPECVQTDLTMTVEGRNFTIRRKLLTNKFFWNDFTVSMFDEQNNLVSVAHIPGFGRRIHIEQDGKTYALKRNGWFNFDFTLVEDGQTIAHFIETTPFLTLSSKREFAIVSRDVPTAATLISFSFFLAHNWFF, from the coding sequence GTGAGAACCAGCAAAGCGACTCGAACCTCCCTGACAGAAGCCATCATCTTCAATGATGCCGATCAACCGTTCAGTCGAATCAATTGGCCTGCGGCCAAAATTTGGCGAACCGAACAAGCCCCGCTTTCTGACAACTTGCCCGAATGCGTTCAGACCGATCTCACGATGACCGTCGAGGGGCGTAACTTCACCATCCGGCGCAAGCTTCTGACCAATAAATTCTTTTGGAATGATTTTACCGTCTCGATGTTCGACGAGCAGAACAACCTAGTGAGCGTTGCCCATATCCCAGGATTCGGACGGCGGATACACATCGAGCAGGATGGAAAAACCTATGCTCTTAAGCGGAACGGCTGGTTCAACTTCGACTTCACGCTCGTGGAGGATGGGCAAACGATTGCCCATTTCATTGAAACCACGCCGTTCTTGACTCTCTCCAGCAAGAGAGAATTCGCCATTGTTTCGCGCGACGTACCCACCGCCGCTACGTTGATCTCCTTTAGCTTCTTCTTAGCGCATAATTGGTTTTTTTGA
- a CDS encoding hypothetical protein (Evidence 5 : Unknown function; MaGe:77309548): protein MTPYTIVQCTFEKHANAILDIFNEAIAHSTALFDYQPRLGSQLMHALIGEARQQGLHAMIGGIDAANAGSIALHQRLGFTHVGTLPQVGFKFGRWLDLAFYQRLFDTPTSPVEG from the coding sequence ATGACGCCCTACACCATCGTTCAGTGCACGTTCGAGAAGCATGCGAATGCCATCCTGGATATCTTTAACGAAGCCATCGCGCATTCCACGGCCCTCTTCGACTATCAACCCCGTTTAGGGAGCCAGCTCATGCATGCGCTGATTGGCGAAGCCCGGCAGCAAGGCCTGCATGCCATGATAGGCGGAATCGATGCGGCCAATGCCGGGAGCATCGCGCTGCACCAACGCCTGGGCTTCACACATGTCGGTACATTGCCGCAGGTGGGCTTTAAATTCGGCCGTTGGTTGGATCTGGCCTTCTATCAACGGCTGTTCGATACACCCACGTCTCCCGTGGAGGGATGA
- a CDS encoding hypothetical protein (Evidence 5 : Unknown function; MaGe:77309546) produces MAGQGSAPTQRAREKLDLESIQTWARPFHPPMQVRRHNTVPPSPATPSSSIECPSVHLSWISTTRQ; encoded by the coding sequence TTGGCGGGACAAGGGTCGGCGCCGACACAGCGGGCGCGGGAGAAGTTGGACTTGGAGTCGATTCAGACTTGGGCGCGGCCGTTTCATCCGCCCATGCAGGTGCGGCGGCACAACACAGTCCCACCGTCACCAGCAACGCCGTCATCGTCGATCGAATGTCCATCCGTTCATCTCTCTTGGATTTCAACGACCCGGCAATGA
- a CDS encoding 2,5-dichloro-2,5-cyclohexadiene-1,4-diol dehydrogenase (MaGe:77309550) codes for MTHPVALITGGATGIGKAVALKLVARGTTVVISGRRRNVGEAAVAEIAASAQHGAQVRFVQNDVSDEAAVKMMIEGIVAEFSGLDMAVNNAGIFNEYCSVDQSDTQKFSDMLDINVMGLYFCMKYEIAQMRKQGHGSIVNLASIAGLNGIPWGGTYAATKHAVVGLTKSSALDHAAEGIRINAVAPGAIRTDIIADQLNNNLAELEAMHPMRRVGKPEEIANAICWLLSDEASFATAHVLNVDGGFQAK; via the coding sequence ATGACTCATCCAGTCGCTCTCATCACCGGCGGTGCTACCGGCATCGGGAAAGCCGTTGCCCTGAAACTTGTCGCCCGTGGTACAACGGTTGTCATCAGCGGACGCCGACGGAACGTCGGTGAGGCCGCCGTTGCCGAGATCGCAGCGTCGGCACAACACGGCGCTCAGGTTCGCTTCGTCCAAAACGATGTCTCTGACGAGGCTGCCGTCAAGATGATGATCGAGGGTATCGTCGCCGAATTCAGCGGCCTCGACATGGCAGTCAACAATGCCGGGATCTTCAATGAGTACTGCTCAGTGGATCAGTCGGACACACAAAAATTCAGTGACATGCTCGACATCAACGTCATGGGGCTATACTTCTGCATGAAATATGAGATCGCACAGATGCGCAAACAAGGGCACGGCTCGATCGTAAACCTGGCCTCGATCGCCGGCCTAAACGGCATTCCTTGGGGCGGCACCTACGCGGCGACCAAGCATGCTGTGGTGGGCCTGACGAAATCCTCCGCATTGGACCATGCCGCGGAGGGAATCCGCATCAATGCCGTCGCGCCTGGCGCGATCCGCACCGACATCATCGCCGACCAGTTGAACAACAATCTGGCCGAGCTTGAAGCGATGCACCCGATGCGGCGCGTCGGCAAGCCGGAAGAAATCGCCAATGCGATCTGCTGGCTGCTGTCGGACGAAGCCAGCTTTGCCACCGCCCACGTCCTGAATGTGGACGGCGGATTCCAGGCAAAGTAA
- a CDS encoding hypothetical protein (Evidence 4 : Unknown function but conserved in other organisms; MaGe:77309543) encodes MREIWQRARLLSWFLADFIGEEGGYERRNATWSVRPADAKAGFSSVVLVDSLKTVP; translated from the coding sequence GTGCGGGAAATCTGGCAGCGCGCGCGACTGCTATCCTGGTTTCTCGCTGATTTCATCGGAGAGGAGGGTGGGTATGAGCGACGCAACGCCACCTGGTCCGTCAGGCCCGCCGATGCGAAGGCGGGTTTCTCGTCGGTCGTTCTAGTCGATTCTCTCAAGACCGTACCGTGA
- a CDS encoding FABP family protein (MaGe:77309547), with translation MNGDILQHLGPLSALAGVWEGDKGDDVAPSGDRGTKQTVFRERLIFEPFGPVKNHEQELYGLRCARTVWRLGEDAPFHEDTGYWLWDAAAKQVLRCLAVPRGVAVLAGGTVEPDAKAFEISAEAGSDTYGICSNKFLDREFKTVRYELRITVHGQNSFTYREDTQLKIKGQKEIFHHTDANQVTRVG, from the coding sequence ATGAACGGCGATATTTTGCAGCATTTGGGGCCGTTGTCGGCGCTGGCTGGTGTATGGGAAGGCGACAAGGGAGACGATGTGGCGCCATCGGGTGACCGGGGTACGAAACAAACGGTGTTTCGTGAACGGCTGATCTTTGAGCCGTTTGGGCCGGTGAAGAATCATGAGCAGGAACTCTATGGACTACGGTGTGCACGGACGGTCTGGCGCCTAGGCGAGGACGCGCCGTTTCACGAAGACACCGGGTATTGGCTGTGGGATGCAGCGGCAAAACAGGTCTTGCGTTGTTTGGCTGTACCGCGCGGAGTTGCGGTGCTGGCTGGCGGGACGGTTGAGCCCGATGCGAAGGCGTTTGAGATTTCTGCGGAAGCGGGGTCGGATACCTATGGGATTTGCTCCAACAAGTTTCTCGACCGGGAGTTCAAGACCGTCCGGTATGAGCTGAGGATTACCGTGCATGGCCAGAATAGCTTCACGTATAGAGAGGACACGCAATTGAAGATCAAGGGGCAGAAGGAGATTTTCCATCACACGGACGCCAACCAGGTGACACGAGTTGGATAG
- a CDS encoding FGE-sulfatase domain-containing protein (MaGe:77309545): protein MDIRSTMTALLVTVGLCCAAAPAWADETAAPKSESTPSPTSPAPAVSAPTLVPPKPLAPDTETKPPVKAPVSGVPAESSGKETAPGKTESTPTPSKPKPQEGEAKPSVKAPASSSSPVDNGGKESAPIKPESPMPKPKAQESESKPSAKGSPSVNGSAASKSVVQPPAEIVGKDGAPMVLVPAGEFTMGSDKGDDDESPVHRVYVDTLYLDKFEVTNGRFAKFVEAIQSEPPWGFSDKDTPVVHADRPVRWVSWMDAMGYCLWADKRLPTEAEWEKAARGTDGRIYPWGNEAPTPTHAVFGLKEGGGETVSPIGNRDKGKSVYGVHDLAGNLYEWVMDWYAEDFYANFAKSPAINPRGPSEGTAKVQRGGSYINNLYRLRSSFRTKGDPTEQDPNVGFRCAQDVPKLP from the coding sequence ATGGACATTCGATCGACGATGACGGCGTTGCTGGTGACGGTGGGACTGTGTTGTGCCGCCGCACCTGCATGGGCGGATGAAACGGCCGCGCCCAAGTCTGAATCGACTCCAAGTCCAACTTCTCCCGCGCCCGCTGTGTCGGCGCCGACCCTTGTCCCGCCAAAACCCCTTGCGCCAGATACGGAGACGAAACCTCCGGTCAAGGCACCGGTTTCTGGAGTACCGGCGGAAAGCTCAGGCAAAGAAACGGCTCCTGGAAAAACCGAATCGACTCCGACGCCATCTAAACCCAAGCCGCAAGAAGGCGAGGCAAAACCTTCAGTCAAGGCGCCGGCTTCTTCTAGCAGTCCGGTAGATAACGGGGGGAAGGAGTCTGCTCCAATAAAGCCAGAATCGCCGATGCCGAAACCCAAAGCGCAAGAGAGCGAGAGCAAGCCTTCGGCGAAGGGCTCACCTTCCGTCAATGGTTCGGCTGCCTCCAAGTCCGTGGTTCAGCCACCTGCGGAGATTGTCGGGAAGGATGGGGCGCCCATGGTGCTGGTGCCGGCCGGCGAGTTTACGATGGGCAGCGATAAGGGTGACGATGATGAGTCTCCCGTGCATCGTGTCTATGTCGATACGCTGTATCTCGACAAATTTGAAGTCACCAACGGGCGCTTCGCCAAATTCGTCGAGGCCATCCAGAGTGAGCCGCCCTGGGGGTTTTCAGATAAGGATACGCCGGTGGTTCACGCGGACCGGCCGGTGCGCTGGGTGAGCTGGATGGATGCGATGGGGTATTGCCTCTGGGCCGACAAACGGTTGCCGACGGAGGCGGAATGGGAGAAAGCGGCCCGCGGGACGGATGGACGCATCTACCCCTGGGGAAACGAGGCCCCGACGCCGACTCATGCGGTGTTTGGCTTGAAGGAAGGCGGTGGCGAAACGGTTTCGCCCATCGGCAATCGCGACAAAGGGAAGAGCGTGTACGGCGTCCACGACCTGGCCGGCAATCTCTATGAGTGGGTCATGGATTGGTACGCGGAGGATTTCTACGCAAACTTTGCCAAGAGTCCGGCGATCAATCCTCGAGGCCCGAGCGAAGGGACGGCGAAAGTTCAGCGCGGCGGATCGTATATCAACAATCTCTATCGGTTGCGTTCCTCGTTTCGAACGAAGGGGGATCCGACCGAGCAAGATCCCAATGTCGGATTTCGCTGCGCGCAGGACGTGCCTAAACTGCCGTAG